GGTACTGGAGGTGCTGCAGTTGGAACACATATTATTTGACCTACTCGCAAATTATTTGGGTTTATTCCTGGATTTATAGCCATTATAGCTCCTACAGTAGTTCTATTTGCAATAGCTATATTATATAATGTATCCCCAGCTTTTATGGTATAAGGAAAACTTCCCAATGGGCACGCTTGCTGAGTTCTATTCTCATTCATGATTTTAATCACCTTCCTATATTTGAATTCAATATATATTATGCAAATATAGGTTCAAGTGTTAATGAAGGTTTTGTATTAAGTTTATTTAAAAATTCCATTATATCCTATAAAAGCAGCAGCTAAATAAGCAACCGTCTTTGGAATCATAAGTAATCCTATGGTTGGATTATATCTAGCAAATAATATTACTGGAATATAGAAAGCATAGGATATAAAAATCATAATGCTAAACCATCTGAACGTATTATCCCTTGAATCTTTTGAATCTTTAAATATAAGTATAGCTGCTCCTAATCCTAATACCATAAGAGGAATATTTCTATACATTTCAAAATTCATAGGTGCAATCTGACTGCCCCATTGATTTCCCGGCAAAAATAGTATTATAAGCCTTGCTATTCCACAGAGTAACAAAATAATAGTAACAATATTATGTTCTTTGTCAAATCGAGCTCTCCAAACTTCCACCAACAACATATAAAATATAGTCACTGTGAGGGAAGTAAACATCTTCCCCATACCTAAGAGATAAGCATTTTGGGTAAGTCCTCCTTTTAAATATGCAAGTACTCTAAATCCAACATGGCCAGTATCTCCTAGTGCAAGAAGAAGAAAAGCCAAAACTAACAATTTACCTGTTTTTCTATCCTTAGAATTTAAACTATCTATATTTTTATACATCTTAATAGCCAAATACCATATGGCAACCAAATAAAATACATTAAATATTATTTCCATTACATCTTTCATTTCCATAATTCAAAAATTCTCCTTTCTATTATCTATCTACTATATTTTTTAGTATTTGAAGTCCTGTAATTATAGTTTCTAATTCTTCCTCTGAAGAATTGGAAAACAAATCATGAAAATAATTATCAATGACATTTTTAAAACCTTTTGCAATATTGTACCCATCTTCTGTAAGAGCTATATAGACAACCCTCCTGTCTCTTTCACTTCTAGTTCTAGAAACTAGTTTTTGTTTTTCTAATCTATCGATGATACCAGAAACTGTCCCATTAGTGATATACATTTCTTCACTTATATCACTAACTTTCATACTTCCATTTTTATACAGCATACTCATGATTGTAATCTGCGGAACCGTCAATCCAATATCTTCAAACTTTGCTTTTATGCTATTGTTTAACTTAAAATAAACTTCCTTTATAAGATAAGCAATGATTATGCCTTTGTCTGTACTAGAAATTTTTATCCCACCTCTCAATTTACTTTGCATGCTAATATTTTGCATCCAAACTAATTATAGTTTAATACTAAAATAAAGAAATGTAAAGAAAAAAACCTTATTTAAATAAGGTTTTTTAATCAAATAGAGTTATTTCAGTTACATATTTGTTATAACAGTCGACTTTTATGAATGCACCACTGTTTTCGTTGTCTTTTTCATTGTATTGAAATACATAGTATTCAATATTGTTTGAATTTTTTTCGACTTCATATTCTGTATTAGTAAGGGCTAATTCATCTTTTATACCTTTTAATTTTTCATTGATGAAATTCAAGCTTAATTTTTCTGCTGCTTTTTCATCCAATAATTTGCCGTCATGATTTTCTGGCAACATCTGCTGTAAATAAAATGCCTTTTCTTCACCTTTTCCTACTCTTATATCAAAAGTATTGGAATCATTCCAAAATAGATATTGATAATATCTACTATCATTCCCATAGTCGAAATAATTTACCTTCAAGTCATAGGAATCATCTATATCTATTCCAAAATAATGTTTTATCTCATTTATTGCAATTTTCTTTCCTTTTTCTTCAATATCTTTGTCAACATTTTGATTTGCTTCTTTTCCCATTTCAGATGCTACCACAGTTTCTTTTTGTTGTGATGTATTCGCCTTTGAGCCACATCCCGAAAGCCCTGCAACTACTAAAATACACATTAAAATTAAGAATATCTTCTTCTTATTCATACTCTCACTCCCTATACATTACTTTCTTTTTCACAATTTCTATATTTTAATTATATATAGCTTTATAAATAAAGTAGTTACAAAGGGTTTACAAAAGTATGTCAATATTTATTTAAGAAACACTCTTAGTTCTACTAGTTTTACTAATAATTTTTATGAATATCATATTTATTATAGGTATGAAATAAATGTAAAACGCATAGGGCAAATATTTAAGACTACTGACACCCAATGTCATAGCAGGTATAACACCAGATATATTCCACGGTACCATGGGAGATAATACAACTGCTGTATTTTCAATGTTTACAGCAAATTGGTATTTATCTATCTCCATTTTGTCATAAAAATCTTTCATTATTTGAATAGTAAGAACTATAGCTATTGATTGATTGCCCCCAAAAGCTGCTGTTAAAACACTTATTATAGCGGTAGCTATAAATAACCTGCATCTCGAATTTACTCCATCAAACAAACTATGAATACCTTTCAAAAATCCTGCACTATCCAATAATCCCGCAAGAGAACAAGATACAAAAGTCATAAATATTGCTTTAAGCATAGATATAACTCCTCCTCCTTTTATTATGGAGGAAAGAAAAATTTCTTTAGGAATACTGTATCCAAAGAAAAGATATTTCATAAAATCTTGAATTTTTATTCCCTGATAAAAACAACTTATAAAAAAGGCTAAAACTATGCTCAAACTCATAGATATTTTTACATTTACTTTAAATACACTCAATGCAAGTATTAAAATTGCAGGTAGTAGTACCAAAAAACTTATGTTGAAATTTTTAATTATTTCTTCATTTATTTTATTTTGTGTAAAATTTAAAGGATACTTAGTAGAAATAAATATATATATAAATAAAGAAATTCCATAAGGAATAATTGCAGTTTTAAACATATTTTTTATATTCTCATAGAGATCAGTCTCGGTTAAATTAGCTATTAAGTGAGCACTGGAAGACATAGG
This is a stretch of genomic DNA from Sporanaerobacter acetigenes DSM 13106. It encodes these proteins:
- a CDS encoding MarR family winged helix-turn-helix transcriptional regulator, producing the protein MQSKLRGGIKISSTDKGIIIAYLIKEVYFKLNNSIKAKFEDIGLTVPQITIMSMLYKNGSMKVSDISEEMYITNGTVSGIIDRLEKQKLVSRTRSERDRRVVYIALTEDGYNIAKGFKNVIDNYFHDLFSNSSEEELETIITGLQILKNIVDR
- a CDS encoding Na+/H+ antiporter NhaC family protein encodes the protein MDLILGFVISSILLIYSIYRDMFIGIPLTICFFIFCFIAYKRGYSFKEIMKMSYEGGKKSFIVSEVLILIGMITASWMASGTVQGMVYYGIEFMNPRYFVVYAFMICTVISFILGTAFGTVGTVGLSLMVMAKSGGLNSNIAAGAIVAGAYFGDRCSPMSSSAHLIANLTETDLYENIKNMFKTAIIPYGISLFIYIFISTKYPLNFTQNKINEEIIKNFNISFLVLLPAILILALSVFKVNVKISMSLSIVLAFFISCFYQGIKIQDFMKYLFFGYSIPKEIFLSSIIKGGGVISMLKAIFMTFVSCSLAGLLDSAGFLKGIHSLFDGVNSRCRLFIATAIISVLTAAFGGNQSIAIVLTIQIMKDFYDKMEIDKYQFAVNIENTAVVLSPMVPWNISGVIPAMTLGVSSLKYLPYAFYIYFIPIINMIFIKIISKTSRTKSVS